One segment of Octopus sinensis linkage group LG27, ASM634580v1, whole genome shotgun sequence DNA contains the following:
- the LOC118768142 gene encoding putative zinc finger protein 56, with translation MNPEEMPKEKEVFSYQCDICKKFISSKRNLTVHKRIHAGEKQYHCDVCGKSFLRKSSLTSHKYIHTGEKPYSCDICGKSFSHRSGLTSHKFIHTGE, from the coding sequence ATGAATCCTGAAGAgatgccaaaagaaaaagaagtgttttcataccaatgtgatatctgtaaaaagtttATATCTAGTAAGAGAAATCTCACTGTTCACAAACGTATCCATGCAGGAGAAAAgcaatatcactgtgatgtctgtggaaagTCTTTTTTACGGAAAAGTAGCCTTacttctcacaaatacattcatactggagagaaaccatattcttgtgatatttgtggtaaatcattctcccataGGAGTGGCCTTACTtctcacaaattcattcatactggagag